One stretch of Streptomyces sp. MMBL 11-1 DNA includes these proteins:
- a CDS encoding ArsR/SmtB family transcription factor — protein MELEQRVAELERRLTALERQDPGSPRLGDGDFWALDGLKQQLTEVGEAAADGGVLYTGAVRLPTGESYEWQYGALTEALFDGDWADAADSFAALGHPVRLRLLREILGGLRTTAELAALDALGTTGQIYHHLRQLTGAGWLHAAGRGRYEVPPTRVVPLLVVLTAARP, from the coding sequence ATGGAGCTGGAGCAGCGGGTCGCCGAGCTGGAGAGGCGGCTCACGGCCCTGGAGCGGCAGGACCCCGGGTCCCCCCGCCTGGGCGACGGCGACTTCTGGGCGCTGGACGGGCTGAAACAGCAGCTCACCGAGGTCGGGGAGGCCGCAGCCGACGGGGGAGTGCTCTACACGGGCGCGGTCCGGCTGCCCACCGGAGAGAGTTACGAGTGGCAGTACGGCGCCCTCACCGAGGCCCTGTTCGACGGGGACTGGGCGGACGCCGCCGATTCGTTCGCCGCGCTGGGCCACCCGGTCCGGCTGCGCCTGCTCCGCGAGATCCTCGGCGGTCTGAGGACGACCGCCGAACTGGCCGCGCTCGACGCGTTGGGCACCACCGGCCAGATCTACCACCACCTGCGCCAGCTGACCGGCGCGGGCTGGCTGCACGCGGCGGGCCGCGGCAGGTACGAGGTGCCGCCCACCCGGGTCGTACCGCTGCTGGTGGTGCTGACGGCGGCGCGGCCCTGA